A genomic window from Rattus norvegicus strain BN/NHsdMcwi chromosome 9, GRCr8, whole genome shotgun sequence includes:
- the LOC108351974 gene encoding uncharacterized protein LOC108351974 has product MASSRSSKTTCLRVQSGKQARLGGRNWKYLITLHLQGRRHLITLQLQERRHLITLHLQERRHLIILHLQGKRHLITLHLQRRRHLITLHLQGKRHLITVHLQRRRHLITLQLQGMRHLITLHLQRRRHLITLQLQGKRHLITLHLQRRRHLITLQLQGMRHLITLHLQRRRHLITLQLQERRHLITLQLQERRHLITLQLQGMRHLITVHLQKRRHLITLHLQERNHLITLHLQRRRHLITLHLQGMRHLITLHLQRRRHLITLQLQERRHLITLQLQERRHLITLQLQERRHLITLQLQGKRHLITVHLQKRRHLITLHLQERNHLITLHLQRRRHLITLHLQGRSRVADACT; this is encoded by the exons atggcaagttccaggtcatccaagactacatg TTTAAGGGTACAGTCTGGCAAGCAGGCAAGACTTGgtggcagaaactggaaataccTGATCACACTGCACCTGCAGGGAAGGAGACACCTGATCACACTGCAGCTGCAGGAAAGGAGACACCTGATCACACTGCACCTGCAGGAAAGGAGACACCTGATCATACTGCACCTGCAGGGAAAGAGACACCTGATCACACTGCACCTGCAGAGAAGGAGACACCTGATCACACTGCACCTGCAGGGAAAGAGACACCTGATCACGGTGCACCTGCAGAGAAGGAGACACCTGATCACACTGCAGCTGCAGGGAATGAGACACCTGATCACACTGCACCTGCAGAGAAGGAGACACCTGATCACACTGCAGCTGCAGGGAAAGAGACACCTGATCACACTGCACCTGCAGAGAAGGAGACACCTGATCACACTGCAGCTGCAGGGAATGAGACACCTGATCACACTGCACCTGCAGAGAAGGAGACACCTGATCACACTGCAGCTGCAGGAAAGGAGACACCTGATCACACTGCAGCTGCAGGAAAGGAGACACCTGATCACACTGCAGCTGCAGGGAATGAGACACCTGATCACGGTGCACCTGCAGAAAAGGAGACACCTGATCACACTGCACCTGCAGGAAAGGAATCACCTGATCACACTGCACCTGCAGAGAAGGAGACACCTGATCACACTGCACCTGCAGGGAATGAGACACCTGATCACACTGCACCTGCAGAGAAGGAGACACCTGATCACACTGCAGCTGCAGGAAAGGAGACACCTGATCACACTGCAGCTGCAGGAAAGGAGACACCTAATCACACTGCAGCTGCAGGAAAGGAGACACCTGATCACACTGCAGCTGCAGGGAAAGAGACACCTGATCACGGTGCACCTGCAGAAAAGGAGACACCTGATCACACTGCACCTGCAGGAAAGGAATCACCTGATCACACTGCACCTGCAGAGAAGGAGACACCTGATCACACTGCACCTGCAGGGAAGAAGCAGAGTGGCAGATGCTTGTACTTAG